A region from the Desulfomarina profundi genome encodes:
- a CDS encoding 2-oxoacid:ferredoxin oxidoreductase subunit beta: MAVKDYLRERFFPHMWCPGCGHGTILNSLLRAVEELGLGKNDIVMTSGIGCSARISGYVDFHSLHTMHGRALACATGVKLSQPRLNVIVPMGDGDALAIGGNHFIHAARRNIDITAIVMNNRIYGMTGGQFSPLSGPGVNATTAPYKTIDNNFDVVELATAAGASFVARSTAFHAKESTEILKKAILHKGFSVVEILSQCPTHYGRKNKEGDAASMLEIHKANTAKLGSKALKENPELIPRGIFVDVDKPEYCEEYDKLIAFAMKKEKAS, translated from the coding sequence ATGGCTGTTAAGGATTATTTAAGAGAACGTTTTTTCCCTCATATGTGGTGCCCCGGTTGTGGCCACGGAACGATTCTGAATTCGTTGCTCCGGGCGGTCGAGGAACTGGGACTGGGAAAAAATGATATTGTCATGACTTCCGGAATTGGCTGTTCCGCCAGAATTTCAGGGTATGTTGATTTTCATTCTCTGCACACCATGCATGGCAGGGCCCTGGCCTGCGCGACCGGTGTCAAGCTGAGTCAACCGCGTCTGAACGTTATTGTACCCATGGGTGATGGTGATGCCCTGGCCATCGGTGGCAATCATTTCATCCATGCCGCAAGACGAAATATAGACATCACTGCTATTGTGATGAATAACCGGATTTATGGAATGACAGGAGGACAGTTTTCTCCCCTTTCCGGCCCCGGTGTAAACGCAACCACGGCACCCTATAAAACCATTGATAACAATTTTGATGTGGTTGAACTGGCAACCGCAGCGGGAGCAAGCTTTGTAGCCCGCTCAACCGCGTTTCATGCCAAAGAATCAACGGAAATACTCAAAAAGGCTATTTTGCACAAGGGATTTTCCGTGGTTGAAATTCTTTCCCAGTGCCCAACCCACTATGGCCGGAAAAACAAGGAAGGTGATGCGGCATCCATGCTTGAAATCCATAAAGCCAATACGGCAAAGCTTGGATCCAAGGCGTTGAAGGAAAACCCGGAGCTGATTCCCCGTGGGATTTTTGTTGATGTGGATAAACCGGAATATTGTGAAGAGTACGATAAATTAATTGCTTTTGCGATGAAGAAGGAGAAAGCGTCATGA
- a CDS encoding 2-oxoacid:acceptor oxidoreductase family protein: protein MKRTRLVFSGSGGQGVITAAIILAEAAVIHEGINATQSQSYGAAARGGATRSDIILSEGEIHFPEVVQPNVLVCLTQEAYNTYSSIVRPGGTLLTDSRFVKPIKKIDARQTELPMYDTVMKEIGKPIVFNICVLGALIGITELLKPASLMKAVADRVPKDFLEMNNKAFDLGLSLGAE, encoded by the coding sequence ATGAAGCGAACCCGACTTGTTTTTTCAGGATCCGGCGGACAGGGGGTTATTACGGCGGCTATCATCCTCGCTGAGGCTGCGGTTATCCACGAGGGAATAAATGCCACCCAGTCGCAGAGTTACGGTGCTGCCGCAAGGGGGGGAGCCACACGGAGTGATATTATTCTGTCAGAGGGTGAGATTCATTTTCCGGAAGTGGTTCAGCCGAACGTCCTGGTCTGTCTGACTCAGGAGGCTTATAATACTTATTCCTCCATTGTTCGTCCGGGAGGAACATTGCTTACAGACAGTCGTTTTGTCAAACCCATAAAGAAAATTGATGCACGGCAGACAGAGTTGCCGATGTATGACACGGTGATGAAGGAAATCGGCAAGCCGATTGTTTTTAATATCTGTGTTCTGGGAGCCCTGATCGGTATTACTGAACTGTTGAAACCCGCTTCACTGATGAAAGCAGTGGCAGACAGGGTTCCAAAGGATTTTCTTGAAATGAACAATAAGGCTTTTGATCTTGGTCTCTCTTTGGGGGCTGAGTGA
- a CDS encoding diguanylate cyclase: MDRILLVEDSPMYGRLAKSRIEEHFDLPVFWTKTMEETVTLLDRADDSFSMALLDFNLPDAPDGEVIDKVLDRGISSIVFTANMSDTVREFVWKKKVADYILKDDPSSLDYVIKAMARLRRNSSRFILIVHKSDSFRTAISELLYVHRFRIVTASSGRAALEILARYPEICLVISGAEFEDMDGCSLCRKIREIHSADSLAIIGTWKGEDATAGAKFLKNGANDFIRQDFLVEEFYSRINNCIENLTLIEKLKESAMKDFLTGLYNRRSFFDRGEKLYTRTVKEGEELCCAMIDIDYFKKVNDSFGHDVGDRVIQRVAQILLEGVGKNDIVARFGGEEFCLLLKGSDKDRGWCLLEELRKKIQKNAMATTEKGEPVFVSISGGLCVSHLGCLNDMIKRADDSLYRAKQNGRNTIVS; this comes from the coding sequence ATGGATCGAATACTACTGGTGGAAGACAGTCCGATGTATGGCCGTCTGGCCAAATCCAGAATTGAGGAGCATTTTGATCTTCCGGTTTTCTGGACCAAAACCATGGAAGAAACGGTTACGTTGCTGGATAGGGCCGACGACAGTTTTTCAATGGCCCTGCTTGATTTCAATCTTCCCGATGCACCAGATGGTGAAGTTATTGACAAGGTGCTTGACAGGGGCATTTCCTCCATTGTCTTCACTGCCAATATGAGCGATACCGTTCGTGAATTTGTCTGGAAAAAGAAGGTTGCAGACTATATTTTAAAAGATGATCCCAGCAGTCTTGATTATGTCATTAAGGCGATGGCCAGACTCCGGAGGAACAGCAGCAGGTTTATTTTAATTGTGCACAAGTCCGATTCATTTCGCACTGCAATATCAGAACTACTCTATGTTCACAGGTTTCGTATTGTAACAGCCTCAAGTGGGCGGGCTGCCCTTGAAATACTCGCTCGTTATCCGGAAATCTGTCTTGTTATTTCCGGGGCAGAATTTGAAGACATGGACGGCTGCAGTCTCTGTAGAAAGATCAGGGAGATCCATTCAGCCGATTCTTTAGCTATTATCGGAACATGGAAAGGAGAGGATGCGACCGCAGGCGCAAAGTTTCTGAAAAATGGTGCCAATGATTTTATAAGGCAGGATTTTCTGGTTGAGGAATTTTACAGTCGTATAAATAACTGTATAGAGAACCTGACACTGATTGAGAAATTAAAAGAATCGGCCATGAAGGATTTCCTCACGGGATTGTATAATCGGCGCAGCTTTTTCGATCGGGGTGAAAAACTTTATACCCGTACAGTTAAGGAGGGGGAGGAGCTCTGCTGCGCAATGATTGATATTGATTATTTCAAGAAGGTCAATGACAGTTTTGGCCATGATGTTGGAGACAGGGTGATACAGAGGGTGGCACAGATTCTTCTTGAGGGTGTTGGTAAAAATGATATTGTTGCCAGGTTCGGTGGGGAAGAGTTCTGTCTGCTGCTGAAAGGTTCAGACAAAGACAGGGGCTGGTGTCTGCTGGAGGAGTTACGAAAAAAAATCCAGAAAAACGCCATGGCAACCACCGAAAAAGGAGAGCCTGTTTTTGTCAGTATCAGTGGTGGCCTGTGCGTCAGTCATCTCGGTTGCCTGAATGATATGATTAAAAGAGCAGACGACAGTCTTTACAGGGCAAAACAGAATGGACGCAACACTATTGTCTCTTGA
- a CDS encoding CYTH domain-containing protein, giving the protein MGQEIEKKFLLKNENWRNLAQGKKYCQGYLSTEKGRTVRVRIIGERGFFTVKGPSEGETRLEFEYEIPVSEANEILEKLCHKPLIQKTRYKIPFEGFTWEVDEFEGENKGLVFAEIELQHEGETFAVPEWIDREVTDDPRYYNANLVTNPFCKW; this is encoded by the coding sequence ATGGGACAGGAAATTGAAAAAAAGTTTCTCCTGAAAAATGAAAACTGGCGCAACCTGGCACAAGGAAAAAAATATTGCCAGGGATACCTCAGCACGGAGAAGGGAAGAACTGTGCGTGTAAGAATTATCGGGGAACGAGGATTTTTCACTGTAAAGGGACCCAGTGAAGGAGAAACCCGACTGGAATTTGAATATGAAATCCCGGTATCCGAAGCAAATGAGATCCTGGAAAAACTCTGCCATAAACCGCTGATACAAAAGACAAGATATAAAATTCCCTTTGAAGGGTTTACCTGGGAAGTTGACGAATTTGAAGGTGAAAACAAAGGTCTGGTTTTTGCGGAAATTGAACTGCAACACGAAGGAGAAACTTTTGCCGTTCCCGAATGGATCGACCGGGAAGTAACTGACGATCCCAGATACTACAACGCAAACCTTGTCACCAATCCGTTCTGCAAATGGTGA
- a CDS encoding EI24 domain-containing protein, protein MKRYTESRLETRTRIPLLSSIGFMFRRKRLLGWSLLLVLITFALTWVGYVFSIDLITGFTGNFFAHPPDSGTIIGWIKFKGWLVASWLFNVISRIVSFYLAFLLAYTITTPGYAFLSTAAEKLYAGELFDADENFTLGGFFIDILEGIKIAFFGILVTVAALFVNFIPGIGQVAVFLLYTYYSALMFIDYPASRRRWSLGSKLGWLQYHSAPSLRIGILPALVSMIPIVNIFAMALLFPVLTIHATLNFAAIELQKTESLSIEREQE, encoded by the coding sequence ATGAAAAGATATACTGAATCACGGCTGGAAACCCGCACCAGGATCCCCCTGCTCTCTTCCATTGGTTTTATGTTCCGTCGTAAACGCCTGCTCGGCTGGTCACTCCTGCTCGTCCTTATCACTTTTGCCTTGACCTGGGTTGGGTATGTGTTTTCCATTGACCTTATTACTGGTTTCACCGGCAATTTTTTTGCTCATCCACCGGACAGTGGAACAATCATCGGCTGGATCAAATTCAAAGGCTGGCTGGTCGCCAGCTGGCTTTTCAATGTAATTTCCAGAATTGTCTCATTCTACCTTGCCTTTCTTCTGGCCTACACCATTACTACCCCGGGTTACGCCTTTCTCAGTACGGCTGCCGAAAAACTGTATGCCGGAGAACTCTTTGACGCCGACGAAAATTTTACCCTGGGCGGATTTTTTATAGATATCCTGGAAGGCATCAAAATAGCCTTTTTCGGAATCCTTGTCACTGTGGCCGCACTTTTTGTCAACTTCATTCCAGGAATCGGTCAGGTGGCAGTTTTTCTGCTCTACACATATTATTCGGCCCTGATGTTTATCGACTATCCCGCCTCACGACGCAGGTGGTCCCTGGGGAGTAAACTGGGATGGTTGCAATATCATTCCGCCCCATCTCTCAGAATCGGTATATTACCGGCTCTGGTTTCCATGATCCCGATAGTAAACATATTCGCCATGGCTCTGCTCTTTCCTGTTCTTACTATTCATGCTACATTGAATTTCGCCGCCATTGAGCTGCAGAAGACCGAATCATTGAGTATTGAGAGGGAACAGGAGTAA
- a CDS encoding cyclic nucleotide-binding domain-containing protein — MWQMIECPDEREVVILMTDMVKYSWTTSAMSPGEIKDFLIEYHTAIHDLVDHETNGPLEIEPSAGDGSLIIFEKRSGEGKSGVCCRALKTAVKIAEAVADGRLQPTRMGILLGDITSARLGSRVVKFGSSFAVANRLEELCGYFGTDLLMDREVARYQKGYDDSLLIMAKVSLTSVLHPMNIFTLCLPGIQNYPAGVDRIRLLRFIAMKNEAMEFFTGDLQKGIEPDFPRVREMLMEAQNYFLDLTGRADIGTERILEYIREYPFPAEDFDRCGMKLMEKSRDSLGERIFHLSKQLLKAINPQYYHALVVDTKWEKYFRLEWRRKGETVIEVDSAPDGVYYLDSGVAETVDRDGNWLATIEAGTIFGEMAYFGRELKRTATVIAKTDLVLRRISTADLEKLPVIVNIFETIALSRKKEILANEKRAASLPRQ, encoded by the coding sequence ATGTGGCAAATGATTGAGTGCCCGGACGAGAGGGAAGTTGTCATTCTCATGACCGATATGGTCAAGTATTCCTGGACCACCTCCGCCATGAGTCCCGGGGAAATTAAGGATTTTTTGATCGAGTATCACACAGCAATCCATGACCTGGTTGACCATGAAACCAACGGTCCCCTGGAAATTGAGCCATCCGCCGGAGACGGCTCCCTGATTATTTTTGAGAAACGGTCCGGAGAGGGAAAGTCGGGTGTATGCTGTCGTGCCCTGAAAACTGCAGTTAAAATTGCTGAGGCGGTGGCTGACGGCCGACTTCAACCCACACGCATGGGAATATTGCTTGGGGATATAACGTCCGCCAGGTTGGGTTCCAGGGTCGTAAAATTTGGATCCAGTTTTGCGGTGGCAAACAGGCTTGAGGAGTTGTGCGGATACTTCGGCACGGACCTGCTTATGGACCGGGAAGTGGCGAGATACCAGAAAGGATACGATGATTCTCTGCTGATCATGGCAAAGGTCAGTCTCACAAGTGTCCTCCATCCGATGAACATCTTTACGCTCTGTCTTCCCGGTATCCAGAATTATCCTGCCGGAGTGGACAGGATCCGGTTGCTTCGTTTTATTGCCATGAAAAATGAGGCCATGGAGTTCTTCACCGGTGATCTGCAAAAAGGGATAGAGCCTGACTTTCCAAGAGTGAGGGAAATGTTGATGGAGGCCCAGAATTATTTTCTGGACCTGACAGGACGAGCTGATATCGGGACAGAACGTATTTTGGAATATATCCGTGAGTACCCTTTTCCTGCTGAAGATTTTGATCGTTGTGGAATGAAGCTGATGGAAAAGAGCAGAGACTCCCTGGGGGAGCGTATTTTTCATCTGTCGAAACAGTTGCTCAAGGCCATTAATCCCCAATATTATCATGCTCTTGTTGTTGACACGAAATGGGAAAAATACTTCCGCCTTGAGTGGCGTAGAAAAGGGGAAACGGTTATCGAGGTGGACAGTGCCCCGGATGGTGTATATTACCTGGATAGTGGTGTTGCTGAAACCGTTGACAGGGACGGCAACTGGCTTGCCACAATTGAGGCCGGGACCATTTTTGGTGAAATGGCGTATTTCGGCAGGGAGCTGAAACGGACGGCAACGGTTATCGCCAAAACTGATCTGGTTCTCCGTAGAATATCTACGGCTGATTTGGAAAAATTGCCTGTTATTGTAAATATTTTTGAAACAATAGCACTTTCAAGAAAAAAAGAGATCCTGGCCAACGAAAAACGGGCCGCATCCCTGCCCCGACAGTGA
- a CDS encoding DegQ family serine endoprotease, protein MKTSVLKSQHRAIALLFAFCLAVAATLQTTNALATMAPATSKMFVSVVKKAKPAVVHIKVEKTTKARAGSPVPEEFFNNPFFEQFFGPYYRQQHPRQKEFKQRGQGSGFLISKDGLILTNNHVIEDADDIKVVLSDNREFEAKLVGTDPLSDVALVKIDGAENLPVLPLGDSDKLEVGEWVIAIGNPFGLSQTVTAGVVSAKGRSNVRINDYENFIQTDAAINPGNSGGPLINGQGEVVGINTALFSKTGGYMGIGFAIPINMAKSIEKQLQTEGKVTRGWLGVVIQDINEELAESFGLDDSKGILVSEVQKDSPADKAGLEQGDVILRLNGKTLKNVAELRNKVALISPDSKATLLVIRDGKEKKIKVTIGEQPSDFGRKGLPGTANILKDFGLGLQNLTPELAERFGYQKDAGVVISDVKPDSPAALEGLKPGYLIEEVNRTRVSNLKELRAALKKSSSTKRILLRIRAGDYSRYVVLSKK, encoded by the coding sequence ATGAAAACATCCGTTCTGAAATCGCAGCACAGGGCCATAGCCCTGCTGTTTGCATTCTGTCTTGCAGTGGCCGCAACCCTGCAGACCACAAATGCCCTTGCCACAATGGCACCAGCCACATCAAAAATGTTTGTGAGCGTGGTCAAGAAGGCAAAACCCGCCGTTGTCCACATTAAAGTGGAGAAGACAACCAAAGCCAGGGCCGGAAGTCCTGTACCTGAAGAATTCTTCAATAATCCATTTTTTGAGCAATTTTTCGGACCTTACTATCGCCAGCAGCATCCCAGACAGAAGGAATTCAAACAGCGGGGCCAGGGTTCAGGATTTCTGATCAGCAAAGACGGTCTTATCCTGACCAACAATCATGTTATTGAAGACGCTGATGATATCAAGGTCGTACTGTCTGATAACAGAGAGTTTGAAGCAAAACTGGTTGGAACCGACCCTCTTTCCGATGTGGCTCTTGTTAAAATAGACGGTGCAGAAAACCTGCCGGTTCTTCCCTTGGGAGACTCTGATAAACTTGAAGTCGGGGAATGGGTCATCGCAATCGGTAATCCGTTTGGCCTCAGCCAGACCGTGACAGCAGGAGTTGTCAGTGCCAAGGGACGATCCAATGTCAGGATAAACGACTATGAGAATTTCATCCAGACCGATGCCGCCATCAATCCGGGAAACAGCGGTGGTCCGCTGATCAACGGACAGGGTGAAGTTGTTGGTATCAATACCGCGCTTTTTTCAAAAACGGGCGGTTACATGGGAATCGGTTTTGCCATCCCGATTAATATGGCAAAATCCATAGAAAAACAGCTGCAGACAGAAGGAAAGGTCACCCGTGGATGGCTGGGTGTTGTTATTCAGGATATCAACGAGGAACTTGCAGAATCCTTTGGCCTGGATGACAGCAAAGGAATCCTGGTCAGCGAGGTACAAAAAGACTCTCCGGCAGACAAGGCAGGCCTGGAACAGGGGGATGTCATTCTTCGCTTAAATGGTAAAACTCTCAAAAACGTTGCCGAACTCAGAAACAAGGTTGCACTTATTTCCCCTGACAGTAAAGCAACACTCCTGGTCATACGTGACGGCAAGGAGAAAAAAATCAAAGTCACCATTGGGGAGCAACCATCTGATTTCGGACGAAAAGGGTTACCGGGTACAGCAAATATCCTGAAGGATTTTGGTCTCGGCCTCCAGAATCTTACTCCCGAACTTGCTGAAAGATTCGGATATCAGAAAGATGCCGGTGTCGTCATCAGTGATGTCAAACCAGACAGTCCGGCAGCTTTGGAAGGCCTGAAACCCGGCTATCTCATAGAAGAAGTCAACAGAACAAGAGTCAGCAACCTCAAAGAACTCCGTGCTGCTCTGAAAAAATCATCCAGCACCAAAAGGATACTTCTCCGGATAAGGGCTGGAGACTACAGCAGATATGTTGTTCTCTCAAAGAAATAA
- a CDS encoding type I restriction enzyme HsdR N-terminal domain-containing protein → MKTPKPHHLIYGTLKDYITGEELTDTDDERIRQSLSRMMVEEKGYKKENLQPRRKIESLFTSNFVTSTIELSVSRKNREFMIIRYGPGSLVSRERSAIAAARILNPEYRIPLAVVTNGRDAELLDTRSSKILAHGLESIPDYNSAGKLIEKLEFLSPPTAIQKERELRILNAFDLERCCF, encoded by the coding sequence ATGAAAACACCCAAACCCCATCACCTTATTTACGGGACTTTAAAAGATTACATCACAGGAGAAGAACTGACTGATACGGATGATGAACGTATTCGCCAGTCTCTCAGCAGGATGATGGTGGAGGAAAAGGGGTACAAAAAAGAAAATCTGCAACCCAGGAGAAAAATTGAATCACTTTTTACCTCTAATTTTGTTACATCTACCATTGAACTGAGCGTTTCAAGGAAAAACAGGGAATTTATGATCATTCGTTATGGTCCCGGCTCCCTTGTTTCCCGGGAACGATCAGCAATTGCAGCCGCGAGAATTCTCAACCCGGAGTACCGAATTCCACTGGCTGTGGTGACAAACGGCAGAGACGCGGAACTACTGGATACCAGAAGCAGCAAAATCCTCGCCCATGGCCTGGAATCAATTCCGGACTATAACTCTGCAGGAAAACTGATAGAAAAACTGGAGTTTCTTTCACCACCTACTGCAATACAAAAAGAAAGAGAACTGAGAATCCTCAACGCCTTTGATCTGGAAAGGTGTTGTTTTTAA